One segment of Leptospirillum ferrooxidans C2-3 DNA contains the following:
- a CDS encoding cytochrome, which yields MKCFLIRSIHLFLLSIFVICTLPEKGFAYPGFSRSYDFPCAFCHIQWPKLNDNGNIFKDRGFMLSTTGRGNGLDMGFSDPANQNYFPVGFRMSESYDMSSVNGVLSGKNTNGGWSNGANSQNPWSLESGGLLNPWISYWVEPGYLVGGNFGITKLWVRLDDLLHSTWFNVYAGQSSVDSPFSSHRSVSIGTASPYTMYDYQPGTAEVVTNSGAQNAGFSFANPIGAYFDGDRFQMGQSVTSIRYFGYQFENGCGTRRSFSLNPCETRLDVSFMPNSSLYSSSNSPGVSGSSASQDPLSPSTYSLNIAENNGFSYFVHLTQSFGGWGATSGERIGLFSYVGEGSSMGSVGGNAPSTIFNREGVDISLNPIPRGGLNLFGAWEIVRDPAGMIQSNPDFMGSSIPASGLSYMTWFVEADWQPNFGGMFSSDGTGSNMISVIYNQLDMIEQPVFSGGNQIALPGNFNDVLSFTILDRYGLWQSERTAVSLYAQYQWLFDAGVSGLLSGFASNGAQMSGNRQVSSYPGALFGNVTASNFSIGVDFAY from the coding sequence ATGAAATGTTTTTTGATCCGTTCGATCCATTTATTTCTGCTGTCGATCTTCGTCATTTGCACCTTGCCTGAAAAAGGCTTTGCCTACCCCGGATTTTCCAGAAGCTATGATTTTCCCTGCGCTTTTTGTCACATCCAATGGCCCAAGCTGAATGACAATGGAAACATATTCAAGGATCGCGGTTTCATGCTCTCCACAACAGGTCGAGGGAATGGTTTGGACATGGGGTTTTCTGATCCGGCAAACCAGAATTATTTTCCTGTCGGTTTCCGCATGAGCGAGTCTTACGACATGAGTTCGGTCAACGGGGTATTGTCTGGAAAAAACACTAATGGTGGGTGGTCCAACGGTGCTAACTCACAGAACCCGTGGAGCCTTGAGTCCGGTGGCCTTTTAAACCCCTGGATCTCTTATTGGGTCGAACCGGGGTATCTCGTTGGCGGGAACTTCGGGATCACAAAACTCTGGGTCCGATTGGATGATCTTCTCCATTCGACCTGGTTCAATGTTTATGCGGGTCAATCCAGTGTAGACTCCCCATTTTCATCGCACAGGTCGGTTTCGATCGGTACGGCTTCCCCCTACACGATGTATGACTATCAGCCGGGAACGGCGGAGGTTGTTACGAACTCCGGTGCACAAAATGCCGGATTTTCTTTTGCCAACCCTATCGGGGCCTATTTTGACGGAGACCGATTTCAGATGGGGCAATCGGTCACTTCCATTCGCTACTTCGGGTATCAGTTTGAAAATGGATGCGGGACAAGACGATCCTTCTCCTTAAACCCCTGCGAAACACGACTCGATGTGAGCTTTATGCCCAACTCCTCCTTATATTCCTCATCGAACTCCCCGGGAGTCTCGGGAAGCAGCGCTTCCCAGGATCCTTTGTCTCCCTCAACCTATTCATTGAATATTGCCGAAAACAACGGGTTTTCTTATTTTGTTCACCTGACGCAGTCCTTTGGGGGTTGGGGTGCGACATCAGGGGAGAGAATCGGTCTTTTCTCCTATGTAGGGGAGGGGAGCTCCATGGGCAGTGTCGGCGGGAATGCTCCTTCAACGATTTTTAACCGGGAGGGCGTTGACATCTCCTTGAACCCGATACCCAGAGGTGGCCTCAATCTATTCGGCGCATGGGAAATTGTCCGGGATCCGGCAGGAATGATTCAATCCAACCCGGATTTCATGGGAAGTTCCATTCCTGCCTCAGGGCTATCGTACATGACCTGGTTTGTCGAGGCGGACTGGCAACCCAATTTCGGGGGAATGTTCTCTTCTGACGGGACCGGATCCAATATGATTTCTGTTATCTATAATCAGCTGGACATGATCGAACAGCCAGTTTTTTCCGGCGGAAATCAGATAGCCCTTCCGGGAAATTTTAATGATGTTCTTTCTTTTACGATTCTGGACAGATATGGTTTATGGCAAAGTGAACGGACTGCCGTTTCCCTTTATGCCCAGTACCAGTGGTTATTCGACGCGGGTGTGTCAGGGCTGTTGAGTGGATTTGCGTCCAATGGAGCTCAGATGTCCGGTAATCGCCAGGTTTCATCTTACCCCGGCGCACTTTTCGGAAATGTGACCGCCAGCAATTTCTCCATAGGTGTGGACTTTGCCTACTGA
- a CDS encoding c-type cytochrome, producing the protein MIRRAILLLGMFLALEAIGHGKEAFALAPADPVDGKVVYNHYCVACHGPQGNGQGLAAPAMFPHPANFTDPNLWKGRSDAFFINVITNGRKRVMPPWWDVITAQEIQDVYAYVKTTFKPK; encoded by the coding sequence TTGATTCGTCGAGCTATTTTGTTGTTAGGAATGTTTCTGGCTCTTGAAGCGATTGGTCATGGAAAAGAGGCATTTGCTCTCGCTCCGGCTGATCCTGTGGATGGCAAGGTCGTCTACAATCATTATTGTGTGGCTTGTCATGGTCCCCAGGGAAACGGCCAGGGGCTTGCCGCTCCGGCGATGTTCCCCCATCCCGCCAATTTTACGGATCCCAATCTCTGGAAGGGGCGGTCTGATGCTTTTTTTATCAATGTGATCACCAACGGCAGAAAACGGGTCATGCCACCATGGTGGGATGTGATTACCGCTCAGGAAATCCAGGATGTTTATGCTTATGTGAAAACGACATTTAAACCAAAGTGA
- a CDS encoding FAD-binding oxidoreductase: protein MSEIIPFEENVRLFKFDTGGVDFPFHQGQFISLAGSDGKSSYFAIASPPSLKGSFEILVKRGNSTTDYLFSRSVGDRISISGPQGKGFALDPYVGKNLLFVGVGTAIAPLRSTLLTALERRNDFNRISFLFGTLTPNHIWFGDEMDEWHQKGAEVHITVTYPDETWDRHSGFVQDILRQSKDPLHETVVYLCGMKEMVEETTKVLKERSIPEEMILLNF from the coding sequence TTGTCCGAAATTATTCCTTTCGAGGAAAATGTCCGTTTGTTCAAATTTGATACGGGTGGGGTGGACTTTCCCTTTCACCAGGGACAATTCATCTCACTAGCCGGATCCGATGGCAAGTCCTCCTATTTTGCGATAGCCTCCCCACCATCACTGAAGGGGAGTTTCGAAATTCTGGTCAAACGAGGAAACTCCACAACGGACTATCTCTTTTCCCGTTCTGTCGGGGATAGGATTTCCATTTCCGGCCCTCAGGGTAAAGGTTTTGCTCTGGATCCATATGTTGGAAAGAATTTGCTGTTTGTGGGTGTCGGAACGGCGATTGCCCCTCTTCGCTCAACATTATTGACGGCCCTTGAGCGAAGAAACGATTTCAACAGGATCTCTTTTCTGTTTGGAACGCTTACACCAAACCATATCTGGTTTGGTGATGAGATGGATGAATGGCACCAGAAAGGGGCAGAGGTCCATATTACGGTCACTTATCCTGACGAGACATGGGACAGGCACTCGGGGTTTGTCCAGGACATCCTGCGTCAGTCCAAGGATCCTCTCCACGAGACAGTTGTTTATCTGTGCGGAATGAAGGAAATGGTTGAGGAAACGACGAAGGTGCTGAAGGAGAGGTCCATCCCGGAGGAGATGATCCTCCTGAATTTCTGA
- the rsmI gene encoding 16S rRNA (cytidine(1402)-2'-O)-methyltransferase — protein sequence MDSILTEKGIMYDHPGQGALYIVSTPIGNLSDITVRALKVLQSVGLVASEDTRVTRSLMTHHQIPTPLVSYHAHNQEEKIPLFLDRLKNGISIALVSDAGTPLISDPGSELVRRTIEAGFCVHPVPGPSSVLSALVSSGIEPGRFLFDGFLPRTPGEIRKRLERVKEYDGALVFLESPHRVLKTLLLMQEVLGDRGASVHREMTKAFESVTRGVLSEVSAILSRKPLKGEFTIVVAGKEREKGRKRVNRYPRESDSHEGVDPVEEAGASGEDDGLFDFELEGV from the coding sequence ATGGATAGCATTCTGACCGAAAAAGGGATCATGTATGACCATCCAGGGCAGGGGGCGCTGTACATTGTCAGTACTCCCATCGGGAATCTCTCGGATATTACCGTTCGTGCCCTGAAGGTTCTTCAATCCGTCGGGCTTGTCGCATCCGAAGACACGCGGGTGACCCGTTCCCTGATGACTCACCATCAGATCCCGACCCCGCTTGTTTCTTATCATGCCCACAATCAGGAAGAAAAAATTCCCCTGTTCCTCGACCGCTTGAAAAATGGAATCAGCATCGCCCTTGTGAGCGATGCCGGAACTCCACTCATATCCGATCCGGGAAGCGAACTGGTTCGAAGAACAATTGAGGCCGGTTTTTGTGTCCATCCGGTTCCGGGACCATCTTCGGTCCTGTCTGCGCTTGTATCATCGGGTATAGAGCCAGGCCGATTCCTGTTTGACGGGTTCTTGCCCAGAACGCCAGGCGAGATCAGGAAGAGGCTTGAACGGGTGAAGGAATATGACGGAGCGCTTGTCTTTCTGGAGTCGCCCCATCGGGTTCTCAAGACGCTTTTATTGATGCAGGAGGTCTTGGGCGACAGGGGAGCATCGGTTCATCGGGAAATGACCAAGGCCTTTGAATCGGTGACAAGGGGGGTGCTGTCGGAGGTTTCCGCAATCCTTTCCAGAAAACCCCTGAAAGGGGAGTTCACGATTGTTGTGGCAGGAAAAGAGCGGGAAAAGGGCCGGAAACGGGTGAATCGCTATCCAAGGGAATCTGATTCTCATGAAGGAGTCGATCCTGTGGAAGAGGCTGGCGCGTCCGGAGAAGATGATGGGTTGTTTGATTTTGAACTTGAGGGGGTCTGA
- a CDS encoding nitrilase-related carbon-nitrogen hydrolase, whose amino-acid sequence MKVVVVQNDPVFGEVSRNIEDVSLILSKRKEPKPDLVVLSELFASGYQFTSVSEARSLSEKAVGPDAGPTVTFMKSLSRETGGLVVGGFPCLTDGRVTNSAAVFRNGELVTVYDKVHLFDAENRWFSPGAGPLCLVDTDFGPMGVMICFDWLFPEVARSLALAGAMLIAHPANWVLPFGPSGMILRSVENRIYTLTANRVGTEARGGLPPLTYIGQSQVLSPSGEILARAPRETAAILEVAFDPSLAKRKTVAAESDAFRQRRPDLYQL is encoded by the coding sequence ATGAAGGTTGTTGTTGTTCAGAACGACCCGGTGTTTGGAGAAGTGTCCAGAAATATCGAGGATGTTTCCCTGATTTTATCGAAAAGAAAGGAACCAAAGCCCGATCTGGTCGTTCTTTCGGAGCTTTTTGCCTCGGGATATCAGTTCACATCTGTCTCTGAAGCTCGATCCCTCTCCGAGAAAGCCGTTGGGCCTGATGCTGGTCCAACGGTGACTTTCATGAAGTCTCTCTCACGGGAGACCGGTGGACTGGTCGTCGGGGGATTCCCCTGTCTGACCGATGGCCGGGTGACAAACTCTGCGGCTGTTTTCAGGAATGGGGAACTTGTAACGGTTTATGACAAGGTCCACCTGTTTGATGCGGAAAATCGTTGGTTTTCTCCGGGAGCTGGGCCATTGTGCCTTGTCGATACAGACTTTGGGCCAATGGGGGTCATGATCTGTTTTGACTGGCTGTTTCCGGAAGTTGCCCGCAGTCTGGCCCTTGCAGGAGCCATGTTGATCGCTCATCCGGCAAACTGGGTTCTCCCTTTTGGTCCTTCCGGAATGATTCTCCGGTCAGTGGAAAACAGGATCTATACTCTTACGGCAAACAGGGTCGGAACAGAGGCAAGAGGAGGTCTTCCTCCCTTGACCTATATCGGTCAGAGTCAGGTGCTGTCTCCGTCCGGAGAGATTCTTGCAAGGGCTCCAAGAGAAACGGCAGCCATTCTGGAAGTTGCCTTTGACCCGTCTTTGGCAAAGAGAAAGACCGTTGCGGCGGAAAGTGACGCCTTCAGACAAAGGAGGCCGGATCTTTACCAATTGTGA